In Vicinamibacteria bacterium, a genomic segment contains:
- a CDS encoding tRNA (adenosine(37)-N6)-threonylcarbamoyltransferase complex transferase subunit TsaD, with translation PVADPGRVPASIRDLVASFQRAVVTALLKGLERAVEAHRPRSLLLTGGVAANTLLRREAARTAEELGLPFFVPPPDLSTDNAAMIGAAGAVNFRQGRRGGWDLNAEAHLALS, from the coding sequence CCCGTGGCCGATCCCGGGCGCGTGCCGGCCTCGATCCGCGACCTCGTGGCCTCCTTCCAGCGCGCGGTGGTTACCGCCCTCCTCAAGGGCCTGGAGCGGGCGGTGGAAGCCCACCGGCCGCGCAGCCTCCTTCTCACGGGGGGTGTGGCCGCCAACACCCTCCTGCGTCGGGAGGCGGCCCGGACCGCGGAAGAGCTCGGGCTGCCCTTCTTCGTCCCCCCTCCCGACCTCTCCACCGACAACGCGGCCATGATCGGGGCGGCGGGGGCGGTCAACTTCCGCCAGGGGCGGCGGGGGGGCTGGGACCTGAACGCCGAG